A part of Leishmania braziliensis MHOM/BR/75/M2904 complete genome, chromosome 30 genomic DNA contains:
- a CDS encoding putative kinesin, whose amino-acid sequence MNSAEDLSVDTASAIEDEDACLRSGDALDEDNCGLVTAASPPSIASDAARAKTTKPVKVPFKGRPSGNGSAVEGSDDGQALSRCLVYCRLRPTIKKDYKEGGHPLVTLEDKRVVVKDERHYDLDGSFGPLAEQADVFESVAVPCIDHAFKGFCSALMCYGQTGTGKSYTMCNTDPQHLGIIPRAAKYIFKTIQANEVSDPTRTYTVTGQFVQIYRDNLGDLMVHEGRDRVEIHYEEEKGVSLAGCTSHTLTSSKDFMRFYNEGNARRVVGSTAMNAESSRGHTAMIIYITSEDTVDISKGKLRGKVTFIDLAGYERFSKTGITNADPVRKDEAKTINASLLALGHVVSSLSAGTKHIPWRNAKLTRILQDSIGGRSRTSIILTVGPSSEHLYETTNTLQFGLRAMAVKVEAKVSVTVDYVKLSKKLMGLLNERDERISSLEVQIASRDAERQELLERYQRDRGDLERRFTAELQHLTASGASEQQIRNLKEVYQAEIENLQDQQQEEIGYQDEIQSKEITQFIKEQKHQEAKSLMEMKLARERLVEEFQRKLDSARGGTNEDLVRALQQLAEKDAILASRANDTARLHATIDVLTAQVRSFGGTVQADIDFPETFLDVSQVEEMQARLQGEVERNYNKVVDLSTQLDRASMLAHDRMEEVSKLQQEAERLHEKLLHVGVEISESNEELQVLREKRAELVDPEELESLRLLMQADIDELRSQRDELQAEVRRLNEARVRDSMARRRNLLDGPDALKRILAEDEEEGAADVCDSAAHGQGRGDPVNAADGEHKMGPKAKAMQKAYKRMIQKLNCQLADSSRERASLVQRVQQLERTLSLHGIAVQGTSGCRTEDREAGSAHAGNARGCPARLDASALLRESSSADCQTEESLVAAGNTDTALVLLFKDQEIEVRDDLIAQLETQLSKAVSAYDKDQRYIEELKALLRDAGETPHEASSSGTQPVEGLPLEEYSALLRQLRTHNRKLLVALLVMQSHQMAGATDSPTTEQTVFEEQLKERDTELEMKDEMLLEKNAMLQYMATLSARLINQMEALGLEPCCHLPERYQDLVKAEKGQLDIQATKQRELEVQLRREQDEKQKMKRLLEAINAEREQSAAVLRQAELRNKELRERESNATTALQELAERTIQKEMIREEALWRTTQELMELQARCANQQHRRSSNLFERLLRSIIE is encoded by the coding sequence ACGATGGTCAGGCCCTTTCTCGGTGTCTGGTGTACTGCCGACTGCGCCCAACCATCAAGAAGGATTACAAGGAAGGCGGCCACCCACTCGTCACGCTGGAGGACAAACGCGTCGTCGTGAAAGATGAGCGCCACTACGACCTTGACGGCAGCTTCGGCCCGCTCGCCGAGCAGGCAGACGTGTTCGAATCCGTCGCAGTACCGTGTATTGACCACGCTTTCAAGGGCTTCTGCTCTGCGTTGATGTGCTACGGCCAGACGGGCACCGGGAAGTCCTATACGATGTGCAACACCGACCCTCAGCACCTCGGCATCATCCCCCGTGCAGCAAAGTACATCTTCAAGACGATTCAAGCCAACGAGGTGAGCGACCCGACGCGTACCTACACGGTGACAGGGCAATTTGTGCAGATCTATCGAGATAATCTTGGCGACTTGATGGTACACGAGGGCAGGGATCGCGTGGAAATCCActacgaggaggagaaaggggtgTCACTGGCAGGGTGCACCTCACACACCCTGACGAGCTCGAAGGACTTCATGCGCTTCTACAACGAGGGCAACGCGCGCCGTGTTGTTGGGTCAACTGCCATGAACGCAGAGTCGAGCCGCGGACACACCGCCATGATCATTTATATCACCTCTGAGGACACGGTGGACATCAGCAAAGGTAAACTGCGCGGCAAGGTCACGTTCATCGATCTCGCCGGGTATGAGCGCTTTAGCAAGACTGGCATCACCAATGCCGACCCGGTACGCAAGGATGAGGCCAAGACAATCAACGCATCTCTCCTAGCTCTTGGCCACGTCGTCAGCTCCCTTTCCGCCGGCACGAAGCATATTCCGTGGCGCAATGCGAAGCTGACACGCATCCTGCAAGACTCAATCGGCGGGCGCAGTCGCACCTCAATCATTCTCACCGTTGGCCCCAGTAGCGAGCACCTGTACGAAACAACCAACACGCTTCAGTTTGGTCTGCGAGCCATGGCCGTCAAAGTGGAGGCAAAGGTGTCTGTTACGGTGGACTACGTGAAGCTGTCGAAGAAGCTCATGGGTCTGCTGAATGAGCGGGACGAGCGGATTAGCTCGTTGGAGGTACAGATCGCGAGCCGCGACGCGGAGCGGCAGGAACTGCTCGAGCGCTATCAGCGCGACCGCGGCGACCTCGAGCGGCGCTTCACCGCGGAACTGCAGCACCTGACCGCGTCAGGGGCGAGCGAGCAGCAGATCCGAAACCTCAAGGAGGTTTACCAGGCAGAGATCGAGAACCTGCAGGACCAACAGCAGGAGGAGATCGGGTACCAGGACGAGATTCAATCGAAGGAGATCACACAGTTCATCAAGGAGCAGAAGCACCAAGAGGCGAAGAGCTTGATGGAGATGAAGTTGGCGCGAGAGCGCTTGGTCGAGGAGTTCCAGCGGAAGCTCGACAGCGCCCGTGGGGGGACGAACGAGGATCTCGTGCGCGCattgcagcagctcgcggaGAAAGACGCCATTCTCGCCTCACGTGCCAATGACACAGCCCGCCTACACGCCACCATCGACGTCCTTACTGCGCAGGTGCGCTCTTTCGGTGGCACGGTGCAGGCGGACATCGACTTTCCGGAGACCTTCCTTGACGTCtcgcaggtggaggagatgcagGCCCGCCTACAGGGTGAGGTGGAGCGCAACTACAACAAGGTAGTGGACCTGTCCACCCAGCTGGATCGCGCCTCAATGTTGGCGCACGATCGCATGGAGGAAGTGTCGAAGTtgcagcaggaggcggagcggctgcaCGAGAAGCTTCTTCACGTCGGTGTTGAAATCAGCGAGTCAAACGAGGAACTGCAAGTGCTTCGTGAGAAGCGGGCTGAGCTGGTCGACCCCGAAGAGCTTGAAAGTCTGCGCTTGCTCATGCAGGCAGACATTGACGAACTGCGCAGCCAGCGAGATGAGCTCCAGGCAGAGGTGAGACGCTTGAACGAAGCGCGTGTGCGCGACTCTATGGCTCGACGCCGCAACTTGCTGGACGGCCCCGACGCTCTGAAGCGCATCCTTgcagaggacgaggaggagggcgcggCGGACGTGTGCGACAGTGCCGCACACGGGCAGGGGCGTGGCGACCCTGTCAACGCCGCTGACGGGGAGCACAAGATGGGGCCAAAGGCAAAGGCCATGCAAAAGGCGTACAAAAGGATGATTCAAAAGCTGAACTGCCAGCTGGCGGACAGCAGTCGTGAGAGGGCTTCCCTCGTGCAGCGCGTTCAGCAGCTGGAACGTACACTTTCACTTCACGGCATTGCCGTGCAAGGCACTTCCGGGTGCCGCACGGAGGATAGGGAGGCTGGGTCTGCTCACGCCGGCAATGCGAGGGGCTGTCCCGCTCGCCTTGACGCCTCCGCCTTGCTCCGGGAGAGCTCCAGTGCCGACTGTCAGACGGAGGAATCGCTGGTGGCTGCTGGCAACACCGACACCGCACTCGTTCTTCTTTTCAAGGATCAAGAGATCGAGGTTCGGGATGACCTGATCGCTCAGCTTGAAACGCAGCTGTCTAAAGCGGTGTCGGCATACGACAAGGATCAAAGGTACATagaggagctgaaggcgcTTCTTCGTGACGCCGGCGAGACACCGCACGAGGCGTCGTCGAGCGGCACGCAGCCGGTGGAGGGGCTACCGCTCGAGGAGTACAGCGCGCTACTACGGCAGCTCCGTACGCACAACCGCAAGCTTCTCGTGGCGCTACTTGTGATGCAGTCGCACCAGATGGCAGGGGCGACGGACTCACCCACCACCGAACAGACGGTCTTTGAGGAACAGCTGAAGGAGCGGGACACGGAGCTGGAGATGAAGGACGAGATGCTGCTCGAGAAGAACGCGATGCTGCAGTACATGGCGACGCTAAGTGCGCGGCTCATCAATCAGATGGAGGCGCTGGGCCTCGAGCCGTGCTGCCATCTACCGGAGCGCTATCAAGACCTCGTCAAGGCGGAGAAGGGCCAGCTTGACATCCAGGCAACGAAGCAGCGCGAGTTGGAGGTGCAGTTGCGGCGGGAGCAGGACGAGAAGCAGAAGATGAAGCGGCTGCTCGAGGCGATCAACGCCGAGCGTGAACAGAGCGCCGCTGTTCTTCGACaagcggagctgcgcaacaAGGAGCTACGCGAGCGCGAGAGCAACGCTACGACGGCACTGCAGGAGCTCGCAGAGAGGACGATACAGAAGGAGATGATACGCGAGGAGGCTCTATGGCGCACCACGCAAGAGCTTATGGAGCTGCAAGCTCGTTGTGCCaatcagcagcaccgccgcagctccAACCTATTTGAGCGGCTACTCCGCAGCATCATTGAGTAG